A single Methylomonas sp. AM2-LC DNA region contains:
- a CDS encoding toxin-antitoxin system HicB family antitoxin produces MTNYALRVPESLFTYARKVAEEEHVSMNQFFVMAIAEKVSALKTETYFRERQSRGELNAFDIWLNASPDIKPLVGDELT; encoded by the coding sequence ATGACCAACTATGCCTTGCGTGTCCCAGAATCTCTGTTTACTTACGCCCGCAAAGTAGCGGAGGAAGAGCATGTATCAATGAACCAATTTTTTGTCATGGCTATTGCCGAAAAGGTTTCCGCGTTAAAAACCGAGACCTATTTTCGTGAGCGGCAATCTCGCGGCGAACTCAATGCCTTTGATATCTGGCTTAACGCCAGCCCTGATATAAAACCGCTAGTAGGCGATGAATTGACTTGA
- a CDS encoding HupE/UreJ family protein, which yields MRFFSRKQSDSRYSLFRLVFSFGLPLVLIIAFLGKSFINVNDIGLANGFSHPLTGWDHLVTMLAVGIWAAQLRGRAVWMLPLAFVSVMSLGGLAGASGVDIPNVDGIILVSCAVFSVLITRNIRFSSKINVLIVAFFAFFHGFAHGQEISTSASLLSYIAGFMLATLLLHGAGILVAKLVVLAVTCLLTVLFSSSALAKTAESVININDNNPVVHQFQNQVNPANASFDSPHVLSEQFARQDAGGGVLSSLTTQLSGLLSAQQNQQSQLQQLQQQKLNSAADYQLFAVKHSFINTGVVSITQRFYPSDSADCQNLDFKNYFPKINHTPGKHLLSNGVGLTSPPAWFYAFLVPRPFQNTCFYLTEAANLQCCFARFPSGNTVNKSHRRLNYPQLRFVKRITVQPWVARKGNADNYKSQNSFATSTNNPSLFQIAKMALLAEWLSADTPFFLSKPKSYQLDGFNKIII from the coding sequence ATGCGCTTTTTCTCAAGAAAACAATCTGATTCAAGATATAGTCTTTTCAGGCTAGTGTTTTCTTTTGGCTTGCCGCTGGTGCTGATCATAGCCTTTTTGGGTAAATCTTTCATTAATGTCAACGACATCGGTTTAGCGAATGGTTTTTCGCATCCTTTAACCGGCTGGGATCATCTAGTGACCATGCTGGCTGTCGGTATCTGGGCTGCGCAATTACGTGGGCGAGCCGTTTGGATGCTGCCATTGGCTTTTGTTAGTGTCATGAGTTTGGGTGGTCTTGCTGGCGCATCGGGTGTGGACATACCAAATGTGGACGGCATTATTCTAGTTTCTTGTGCGGTTTTCAGTGTTTTGATCACGCGCAACATTCGTTTCAGCAGCAAAATCAATGTTTTGATTGTTGCTTTTTTCGCCTTTTTTCATGGTTTCGCGCACGGCCAGGAAATTTCTACGTCTGCCAGCCTGCTTTCATATATCGCGGGATTTATGTTGGCCACCTTGCTTTTGCACGGTGCCGGTATTTTGGTTGCCAAACTGGTGGTTTTGGCGGTTACTTGTTTATTGACCGTACTTTTTTCCAGCTCGGCACTGGCTAAAACCGCAGAATCCGTTATCAATATTAACGATAATAATCCTGTCGTGCATCAGTTTCAAAATCAGGTTAACCCTGCCAATGCCAGCTTTGATAGTCCACATGTCCTCAGCGAACAGTTTGCCAGGCAAGATGCGGGCGGCGGAGTGCTATCATCACTCACTACTCAGCTTTCCGGTCTACTATCCGCTCAGCAGAACCAGCAATCACAGCTGCAACAGCTGCAACAGCAGAAACTAAACAGCGCTGCTGATTATCAGCTATTTGCTGTTAAACACTCTTTTATCAATACGGGTGTGGTTTCCATCACTCAGCGTTTTTATCCCAGTGACAGTGCCGATTGTCAAAACTTGGATTTTAAAAATTATTTTCCAAAGATTAACCATACACCTGGTAAGCACCTCCTTAGCAATGGCGTTGGTCTTACTTCGCCACCCGCTTGGTTTTATGCTTTCCTCGTTCCCCGCCCGTTCCAAAATACCTGTTTTTATTTAACTGAAGCCGCTAATCTTCAGTGTTGTTTTGCCCGTTTCCCTAGCGGCAATACTGTAAACAAATCACACCGTCGTCTTAATTACCCTCAGCTTCGCTTTGTCAAACGCATTACTGTGCAGCCTTGGGTTGCGCGCAAGGGCAACGCTGATAATTACAAGTCTCAAAATTCTTTTGCTACAAGCACTAACAATCCTAGTCTGTTTCAAATTGCAAAAATGGCACTGTTGGCAGAATGGCTTAGTGCTGATACCCCCTTTTTTCTATCCAAACCTAAAAGCTATCAGTTAGATGGCTTCAATAAAATAATAATTTAG
- a CDS encoding TonB-dependent receptor plug domain-containing protein, giving the protein MSSYDTIFKKKQLIIGLGVILGCSSVELHAAPGLESTAQVTSSDQAKVVKKAKNKKSAKLIKQTQQATTPSQTSPALQEQQPTAPAQVKPTNSGKQVEESDPDAPVIKTLKVEELGEISVKAGRSKNLLGQTGSASQGVISQEQIQFRASSRPGELVELIPGMIATQHSGSGKANQYFLRGYNLDHGTDFTTIVDGIPMNMPSHAHGQGYMDLNSLIPELVDKIEYGKGPYYAEIGDFSSAGFNKMTTTKTLPQGFLKFTGGEFDFYRTVAANSSKLGDGNLLYGAEFQTYNGAWAVPENGHKYNGILRYTQDHDNWGVAVNAKAYSNAWTATNQIAQTAIDSGQLGLYGSLSPSDGGNTNRYSFSTNVWNKGQDWKNDANVYAVYYDLNLYSNFSGYTSGPWGDQMNQREHRVQVGGNEELTHYDQLFGLDMDNTYGMSFRHDEIMGLGLYNTVNRQLLNTISLDNVSESTGGLYFKNQIHWNEKFRTIQALRADFITMQVEALANPFTTGNAAIAQMDASSTSAYSSAVSAGEITLANATTSAAINAANSGYRSKEMISPKFSAILGPWYNTEYFLNAGSGYHSNDARGTTLQITPDGNAAGSSGMVTPMAWQRGGEIGARSNIIPNLNSTLALWWLQSSQELVFAGDEGATNVNGKSERYGLEFTNYYKPTDWLTLDFDLAKSYGHFVNTPQTDYSNGTPSCPTASATAACTGNYIPNLVGTVIAAGIQVVAPNGMYGSLRLRHFGDSPLDSNGTFWTSNVDILNLGLGYKQKNYKLDFNIFNLLGETTSDIAYAYNYASTAGAGAQTGTFGIVRHPVEPRMARAGITIYF; this is encoded by the coding sequence GTGAGCAGTTACGACACTATTTTTAAAAAGAAACAACTGATTATCGGATTGGGTGTTATTTTAGGATGCAGTTCTGTCGAGCTTCATGCTGCGCCGGGTCTTGAGTCAACCGCGCAGGTAACGTCATCCGATCAGGCTAAAGTGGTTAAAAAAGCCAAGAATAAAAAATCCGCTAAGCTTATAAAACAGACGCAACAGGCAACTACACCTAGTCAAACTTCCCCAGCTCTTCAGGAGCAGCAACCTACCGCACCTGCGCAAGTAAAGCCAACAAATTCAGGCAAACAGGTAGAGGAAAGCGATCCAGACGCGCCCGTAATTAAAACCTTGAAAGTTGAGGAGTTGGGCGAAATCAGCGTTAAAGCCGGTCGCTCCAAAAACTTGCTGGGTCAAACCGGTTCTGCTTCACAGGGGGTGATCAGTCAGGAACAAATTCAATTCCGTGCCTCATCGCGTCCGGGTGAGCTGGTGGAGTTGATCCCCGGTATGATTGCGACTCAACACAGTGGCTCTGGTAAAGCCAATCAGTATTTTTTACGTGGCTATAATCTTGATCATGGTACCGATTTTACCACTATTGTCGATGGCATTCCGATGAACATGCCCAGCCATGCCCACGGGCAGGGTTATATGGACCTGAATAGCCTAATTCCAGAATTGGTCGATAAAATCGAATACGGTAAAGGACCGTATTACGCTGAAATTGGTGATTTTTCTTCGGCAGGTTTTAACAAAATGACAACCACGAAAACCTTACCCCAAGGTTTTTTAAAGTTTACCGGCGGCGAGTTCGATTTTTACCGAACCGTAGCGGCCAATTCCAGCAAACTGGGTGATGGCAATTTGCTGTATGGTGCCGAGTTTCAAACTTATAACGGCGCGTGGGCTGTACCGGAAAACGGCCATAAATACAACGGTATACTGCGTTATACCCAGGACCATGATAATTGGGGGGTAGCAGTCAATGCCAAAGCTTATAGCAATGCCTGGACGGCGACCAACCAGATTGCTCAAACTGCCATAGATAGTGGTCAATTGGGACTTTATGGCTCTTTAAGTCCGTCAGACGGCGGTAACACCAATCGTTACAGTTTCTCTACCAATGTTTGGAATAAAGGCCAGGACTGGAAAAACGATGCCAATGTTTATGCGGTCTATTACGACTTAAATCTGTATTCTAACTTTAGTGGTTACACCAGCGGCCCTTGGGGGGATCAGATGAATCAGCGTGAACATCGGGTGCAAGTGGGTGGCAATGAAGAACTCACCCATTACGACCAACTATTCGGACTGGATATGGACAACACCTATGGTATGAGTTTCCGGCACGACGAAATCATGGGGCTGGGTTTATATAACACGGTTAACCGACAATTATTGAATACCATCAGTCTGGATAATGTATCGGAAAGTACCGGTGGTCTGTATTTTAAAAACCAGATCCACTGGAACGAGAAGTTTCGAACCATACAAGCCTTGCGAGCCGATTTTATTACCATGCAAGTTGAGGCGCTTGCTAATCCCTTTACCACAGGGAATGCCGCAATAGCACAAATGGATGCCTCCTCTACATCGGCTTATTCAAGTGCCGTCAGTGCTGGAGAAATTACGCTGGCCAATGCGACCACTTCTGCCGCCATTAATGCAGCCAATTCCGGTTATCGCTCTAAAGAAATGATCAGTCCAAAGTTTAGCGCGATACTGGGTCCCTGGTATAACACCGAGTATTTCTTAAACGCCGGTTCTGGTTATCATTCTAACGATGCGCGCGGTACGACACTACAAATTACACCTGACGGCAACGCTGCCGGTAGCAGTGGCATGGTCACGCCTATGGCGTGGCAGCGCGGTGGAGAAATCGGCGCACGTAGCAATATTATTCCTAATTTAAACAGCACCTTAGCCTTATGGTGGTTACAATCCAGCCAAGAGCTGGTGTTTGCAGGGGATGAGGGGGCGACTAATGTAAACGGTAAATCCGAGCGATATGGACTGGAGTTCACCAACTACTATAAACCAACCGACTGGTTAACACTGGATTTTGATCTTGCAAAAAGCTACGGTCATTTTGTGAACACCCCTCAAACCGACTATTCAAACGGCACGCCGAGCTGCCCTACGGCAAGTGCTACCGCCGCATGTACCGGCAACTATATACCTAATTTGGTAGGCACCGTTATCGCGGCCGGTATTCAAGTGGTGGCGCCGAATGGAATGTATGGGTCCTTGCGCTTGCGGCATTTTGGTGATTCGCCGCTGGATTCCAACGGTACTTTTTGGACATCGAATGTTGATATTCTCAATCTGGGTTTAGGCTACAAACAGAAAAATTATAAACTGGATTTCAATATCTTCAATTTGCTGGGCGAAACCACCAGTGATATTGCTTATGCCTATAACTATGCCTCAACCGCTGGTGCTGGTGCGCAGACCGGCACCTTTGGCATCGTCAGACATCCGGTCGAACCACGCATGGCCAGAGCCGGAATTACCATTTATTTCTAA
- a CDS encoding putative Ig domain-containing protein yields MKKLLLIPALMMLPLSTNAATYGPVANFDVINDTGKVAHGFEIELDGIVPSDITSLFGDATRWTGMERYGIPVVTTTATGVRVTYRDDTKSTPSGTLVVSPHDSCWPLGAPGPNGYGPQYPCDHFGVSTNKPTPVVRYNWLTETTPWPAGATTGPISRTDAFVPNVQINIAQVPPAVVVQPPAPAPGLPLPPPVNQPPAAAIHAVMAAPAPNQFEFGEPRWVKVTATGSLNNIAVEDLMGNNALMQKAQTQIEWQRLQYDAGATGGGANGTIDLSGVALDPGAIAVAYRFEYYAYNGDFDPQTHEAIGILDANGAVIPGSNVDTSGSSTPPVTVGRYLGAQMAGVNFDGNIPPAPPLPIAPTINAVIAGGVVGQAYSSTFDVTPILANDVLVVTITGLPAGLTYATVGSKVTISGAPSVVGSFPITIQADDKSNGTTISATTAIDIADAPMVFNVTFAPATVGTPYVYPFSVLGGYGTKTYSTVSPLPANLAIVNDTLAGTPSIDGTFAIIMTVKDSLGFTQNAASSNLVISKAPVVVVPPVPVPVACSGNNKVMTSASATVADIAGGIANNGQTVDLPAGVTFNAPLTAANAFVANNLLTYSGTVDNATNHCVASIAAIAQGLNVTYPVPYSGQVGVDYSIVPAGSVAAQIGISGGIGPYTVVANPLPLGMSLDATNTLIGTPTVAGTYNVSISVNDNNGQTSNSALTLVIAPAPVAASCAGTDEAITSIVSAARNTNIALFNGIIIKAPYISTAANNVAIPATGVTYTFLQGLANGSFPVGALITYSGSYGAASGGPNGNPMWCVPTTVTVKPKPAVCTAPQVLDVPTNTCVTPLSIAVPTLPSATVGKLYSTTFAGPTGGLAPYTVTVGAPAGLSGSLSGSTVTLAGTPTANGTFSVSLSVVDANGKTFSTTAPLTIASAPVLTCTKPAGATTYNGIQGNATAVSGTSVTIKGVVVNVPACTAISWQGNWTGLTKAIRVGYNVQVQKGYVLNGVITATSLTVDNGL; encoded by the coding sequence ATGAAGAAACTATTATTAATTCCAGCATTAATGATGTTACCACTGTCAACAAATGCTGCCACATATGGACCTGTTGCAAATTTTGACGTTATAAATGATACCGGCAAAGTGGCACATGGTTTTGAGATTGAACTGGATGGTATTGTACCCTCTGACATTACCTCACTATTCGGTGATGCTACACGTTGGACTGGAATGGAACGCTATGGTATTCCCGTCGTCACCACAACAGCTACGGGTGTTCGTGTTACTTATAGAGATGATACAAAATCGACCCCGTCTGGAACGCTCGTCGTATCTCCTCACGACAGCTGTTGGCCATTAGGCGCTCCTGGTCCTAACGGATATGGCCCGCAGTATCCGTGTGACCACTTTGGTGTTAGTACAAATAAGCCTACACCCGTTGTTCGTTATAACTGGTTGACTGAAACTACACCTTGGCCCGCTGGAGCAACTACGGGTCCAATTTCAAGGACGGATGCCTTTGTACCAAACGTGCAGATTAATATTGCACAAGTACCTCCGGCTGTTGTAGTACAGCCACCGGCACCTGCGCCTGGCTTACCTTTGCCGCCACCTGTCAATCAACCACCCGCCGCTGCTATTCATGCAGTTATGGCAGCTCCTGCGCCAAATCAGTTTGAATTTGGTGAGCCACGTTGGGTTAAAGTGACTGCTACTGGCTCTTTGAATAATATTGCTGTTGAAGATTTGATGGGTAATAACGCACTTATGCAAAAAGCCCAAACCCAAATTGAATGGCAACGTCTGCAGTATGATGCGGGTGCTACGGGTGGTGGTGCTAACGGCACAATTGACTTGAGCGGTGTTGCTCTTGATCCAGGTGCAATCGCAGTTGCGTATCGTTTTGAGTACTATGCGTATAACGGTGACTTTGATCCGCAGACCCATGAAGCAATTGGTATTTTAGATGCTAATGGTGCAGTAATTCCGGGATCAAATGTTGATACATCGGGTAGTTCGACGCCTCCAGTCACTGTAGGCAGATATTTGGGCGCACAGATGGCTGGGGTAAACTTTGATGGTAACATTCCGCCAGCTCCGCCACTTCCCATTGCGCCTACCATCAACGCAGTGATTGCCGGCGGTGTTGTTGGACAAGCCTATAGCAGCACATTTGATGTCACTCCAATTCTTGCAAACGATGTACTGGTAGTAACCATTACAGGTCTGCCTGCAGGGTTAACTTATGCTACTGTTGGTAGCAAAGTCACTATTAGCGGTGCACCCTCTGTTGTCGGTAGTTTCCCTATTACCATTCAAGCAGACGATAAAAGCAATGGAACAACCATTTCGGCTACAACGGCAATTGATATTGCTGATGCACCGATGGTATTTAATGTGACGTTTGCGCCTGCAACTGTTGGTACGCCTTATGTATACCCATTCTCTGTTCTGGGTGGATATGGAACAAAAACCTACTCAACTGTAAGTCCTCTTCCTGCAAATTTGGCTATCGTTAATGATACACTGGCTGGAACGCCTTCAATTGACGGTACATTTGCGATCATAATGACTGTTAAAGATAGTCTGGGATTCACACAAAATGCAGCGTCATCAAACTTGGTAATCAGCAAAGCACCCGTGGTAGTTGTGCCGCCTGTTCCTGTTCCAGTCGCTTGTTCAGGTAACAATAAAGTGATGACAAGTGCTTCTGCAACTGTTGCTGACATTGCGGGTGGTATTGCCAATAATGGTCAAACAGTTGATTTGCCCGCAGGTGTTACATTTAATGCGCCACTTACGGCAGCTAATGCGTTTGTTGCGAATAACCTGTTGACTTATTCGGGTACTGTTGACAATGCAACTAATCATTGTGTTGCCTCTATTGCTGCAATTGCTCAAGGTTTAAATGTTACTTATCCTGTTCCGTATAGCGGTCAGGTTGGTGTTGACTACTCTATCGTACCTGCTGGTAGCGTAGCTGCACAAATTGGTATCAGTGGTGGTATCGGCCCATACACTGTTGTTGCAAATCCACTTCCATTAGGAATGTCGCTTGACGCTACAAACACATTGATTGGTACACCAACTGTCGCTGGAACCTACAATGTTTCAATTTCTGTTAACGATAACAATGGACAAACCAGCAATAGCGCATTAACTTTGGTCATTGCTCCAGCGCCTGTCGCAGCCTCTTGTGCCGGTACAGATGAAGCTATTACCAGTATTGTAAGTGCGGCAAGAAACACAAATATTGCGCTGTTTAATGGAATCATCATCAAGGCTCCATACATTTCAACCGCAGCAAACAATGTAGCGATTCCTGCAACTGGCGTAACTTACACATTCTTACAAGGACTGGCCAATGGCTCATTCCCAGTAGGCGCTTTGATTACTTATTCTGGTTCTTATGGTGCTGCGTCAGGCGGACCCAATGGTAATCCAATGTGGTGTGTTCCAACAACTGTAACTGTTAAGCCGAAACCAGCTGTTTGCACTGCTCCACAAGTTTTGGATGTTCCTACAAACACTTGTGTAACACCTTTGAGCATTGCAGTTCCTACATTACCATCGGCTACTGTTGGTAAGCTTTATAGCACGACATTTGCCGGACCGACGGGTGGATTAGCGCCTTATACCGTCACGGTAGGTGCTCCTGCTGGTCTAAGTGGTTCTTTGAGTGGAAGTACTGTAACTCTTGCAGGTACGCCTACTGCAAATGGTACATTCTCTGTAAGCTTATCGGTGGTTGATGCGAATGGTAAAACATTTTCTACAACAGCTCCGCTGACAATTGCTTCTGCTCCAGTTTTGACATGCACTAAACCTGCGGGCGCGACTACCTATAACGGTATACAAGGTAATGCAACTGCAGTATCAGGTACTTCTGTTACCATTAAAGGTGTTGTTGTTAATGTTCCGGCCTGTACTGCAATATCTTGGCAGGGTAACTGGACCGGTTTGACCAAAGCAATACGTGTTGGTTATAACGTACAGGTACAAAAAGGTTATGTCCTGAATGGCGTAATCACTGCTACATCGTTAACAGTTGATAACGGTCTGTAA